A genomic window from Megalobrama amblycephala isolate DHTTF-2021 linkage group LG2, ASM1881202v1, whole genome shotgun sequence includes:
- the LOC125263557 gene encoding gastrula zinc finger protein XlCGF57.1-like yields MNHPEHCRIKHRDTENLRDLMEDNKESEELRGVKDKHHHVKTGEKSLSRSQTEIDLVKRRAKKPSVTCPQCGKSYTLKKCLQDHMKIHTTENLHTCDQCGKSFKKKTSLQEHMRIHTGEKPYTCDQCGKSFPYKNCLKLHMRVHSGEKPHTCDQCGKSFAQKGTLKDHMRIHTGEKPYTCDQCGKSFAQKSSLDEHMRIHTGVKPHTCDQCGKSYRKACSLKLHLRSHSGERPFNCDQCGKTFFRGDALKDHMKVHTQEKPYTCTLCGKSFSQSGTLKLHQKRHNGVKDHMCFDCGKTFVRDAELKLHQRIHSEEKPYKCSICDKRFSRSDYIKIHERIHTREKPYKCSHCDKRFKWSEYLKKHERIHTGEKPYHCPPCGMSFTYLASLHNHTKNKCLKSCRNSSSDPAH; encoded by the coding sequence ACCTCATGGAAGACAACAAGGAAAGTGAAGAACTGAGAGGAGTGAAGGATAAACATCATCATGTCAAAACTGGTGAAAAATCTTTGAGTCGCTCACAGACTGAAATTGATTTAGTAAAAAGGAGAGCCAAAAAGCCCTCAGTgacctgccctcagtgtgggaagagttacacattaaaaaaatgccTTCAGGATCACATGAAGATCCACACTACAGAGAACCtgcacacatgtgatcagtgcggtaagagttttaaaaaaaaaacaagtcttCAGgaacacatgaggatccacactggagagaagccgtacacatgtgatcagtgtgggaagagtttcccATACAAAAACTGTCTTAAacttcacatgagagttcatagtggagagaagccgcacacatgtgatcagtgcgggaagagttttgcacaaaaaggaACCCTTAAGgatcacatgaggatccacactggagagaagccgtacacATGCGATCAGTGCGGGAagagttttgcacaaaaaagcTCCCTTGATgaacacatgaggatccacaccggaGTGAAGCcgcacacatgtgatcaatgtgggaagagttacAGAAAGGCATGCAGTTTAAAATTACATCTGCGTTCTCATTCTGGAGAAAGGCCGTTTAACTGTGATCAGTGCGGGAAAACATTTTTTAGGGGAGATGCGCTGAAGGACCACATGAAAGTTCACACACAGGAGAAGCCTTACACGTGTActttgtgtggaaagagttttagtCAATCAGGTACTCTAAAATTACACCAGAAAAGACACAATGGTGTGAAGGATCATATGTGCTTTGATTGTGGGAAGACTTTTGTTAGAGATGCTGAACTGAAactgcaccagagaattcacagtgaagaaaaaccttacaagtgttcaatctgtgacaagagattcagtcgatcagattatataaaaatacacgagaggatccacaccagagagaagccttacaagtgttcacactgtgacaagagattcaaatGGTCAGAATATCTGAAAAAACATGAgcggatccacactggagagaagccgtatcACTGCCCTCCGTGCGGGATGAGTTTCACTTATTTAGCTTCTTTACACAATcatacaaaaaacaaatgtcTGAAATCATGTAGGAATTCATCTTCAGATCCAGCACATTAA